The following proteins are co-located in the Leptospira limi genome:
- a CDS encoding ATP-dependent 6-phosphofructokinase — protein MNQNDTKVEQFGPCTIPNPAGYDYWTEDNSVVLFQTIFSGAEDAKKTVETSPVFFEQAGPKEKIYFKPEEVTAGIVTCGGLCPGINDVIRALVMELHYRYKVPRILGFPFGYEGLVKKFGHRPIELTPDKVAHIMNFGGSILGSSRGNQKIEEMVDTLFLYGVKMLFCIGGDGTLRGAQAIQEEVRKRKEDIAIVGIPKTIDNDINYVQKTFGFSTAFSKAVEAVNCAHEEAKGAPNGIGLVKLMGRHSGFIAVNSALASKNVNFVLIPEQDFDLEGEGAFLPVLKDRVQRRGHAVVIIAEGAGQKYFEDKGEKDQSGNKKLADVGVFMKEKITEYFKKEGVALNLKYIDPSYIIRSVPANAEDSVFCGFLAQNAVHAAFAGRTGCVVGIWNNVFTVMPISLAIAERKVLRPEKSTLWRALLASTGQPNTMKAKG, from the coding sequence ATGAATCAAAACGATACGAAAGTAGAACAATTTGGGCCTTGCACCATACCAAACCCAGCGGGTTATGATTATTGGACAGAAGACAATTCTGTCGTCTTGTTTCAAACCATCTTTTCTGGGGCAGAAGATGCCAAAAAAACAGTTGAGACAAGTCCCGTATTTTTTGAACAAGCAGGCCCAAAAGAAAAAATCTACTTTAAACCGGAAGAAGTAACCGCGGGCATCGTAACCTGTGGTGGGCTTTGCCCGGGCATCAATGATGTGATCCGTGCTCTTGTCATGGAATTACACTATCGTTACAAAGTTCCAAGAATCCTCGGATTTCCATTTGGGTATGAAGGTCTTGTGAAAAAGTTTGGACACAGGCCGATTGAACTCACTCCTGATAAAGTGGCTCATATCATGAATTTTGGTGGGTCCATCCTTGGGTCATCTCGGGGGAACCAAAAGATAGAGGAGATGGTAGATACTTTATTTTTATATGGAGTGAAGATGTTGTTTTGTATTGGGGGAGATGGAACTCTCCGAGGTGCCCAGGCGATCCAAGAAGAAGTGAGAAAACGAAAAGAAGACATCGCCATTGTTGGAATTCCGAAAACCATCGACAACGATATCAATTATGTCCAAAAAACGTTTGGGTTTTCGACTGCGTTTAGTAAGGCGGTGGAAGCAGTCAACTGTGCACATGAAGAAGCAAAAGGGGCACCAAATGGCATTGGCCTTGTGAAACTGATGGGACGCCACTCTGGGTTCATCGCTGTGAACTCGGCTTTGGCTTCCAAAAATGTGAATTTTGTCCTCATCCCAGAACAAGATTTTGATTTGGAAGGGGAAGGTGCATTTTTACCAGTCTTAAAAGATCGAGTGCAAAGAAGAGGACATGCTGTTGTCATCATCGCTGAAGGAGCGGGACAAAAGTACTTTGAAGACAAAGGGGAAAAAGACCAATCTGGTAACAAAAAACTCGCTGATGTGGGTGTGTTTATGAAAGAGAAAATCACAGAGTATTTCAAAAAAGAAGGTGTGGCTCTCAATCTAAAATACATCGACCCAAGTTACATCATTCGTTCTGTTCCTGCCAATGCGGAAGATTCGGTTTTCTGTGGGTTTTTAGCACAAAACGCGGTACATGCGGCGTTCGCTGGCCGCACTGGTTGTGTGGTAGGGATTTGGAATAATGTTTTCACTGTGATGCCAATCTCACTTGCCATTGCAGAACGAAAGGTATTACGTCCAGAAAAGAGTACCTTGTGGCGAGCACTCCTCGCCTCCACTGGCCAACCCAATACGATGAAGGCGAAAGGCTGA
- a CDS encoding TolC family protein, with amino-acid sequence MGNHYIHILKYTALLIYFVFFVQVDASNLDSPSGIDGKINELLKKHPEVSLKFLEAKEKEFRSKHADVYPDPKIGFAYRSYPYRSGFDTDRARPDTPSMTGKEYSIAQEIPFPGRLNLEKQILKNDSELDYWSGVWIQNEFIRTYFELILSVAAIERELNDLQNIEKQLYTKVKLESTQYVSEQFKLSNVLKTKNQIERIKDRVIEKTITLKELKQSLDFYSKYIGSNSITEEEIIAYLTKKESNIEQELSGDSLSKFPLIQYAEVNETKAIVESKKDEILHLPDFEVFVSYMQRRRKPFLLDSGPLNLAIMDNPEFAGDLWSAGVTVRVPVWSLSKVDELNQSNAIKVQRLQKEKEKERIRLKSEYQATIESWLGNKQRLDNFKNNLLPSFQKNIKSSLSSYSKGDSVLGESYDFIAESLEMQSQVHQIQFKRWSSVLKLLQLTNHLLPEGENHEG; translated from the coding sequence ATGGGAAATCATTACATACATATATTAAAATATACTGCTTTACTTATTTATTTTGTCTTTTTTGTTCAAGTAGATGCAAGTAACCTAGACAGTCCAAGTGGCATTGACGGCAAAATCAACGAATTATTGAAAAAACATCCAGAAGTATCGTTGAAGTTTTTGGAAGCGAAAGAAAAAGAATTTCGTTCCAAACATGCAGATGTATACCCAGATCCAAAAATTGGGTTTGCATACAGATCCTATCCTTATAGATCAGGATTTGATACCGATCGCGCTAGACCTGATACTCCTAGTATGACTGGGAAAGAATATTCCATCGCGCAAGAAATTCCATTCCCTGGAAGGTTAAATCTAGAAAAACAAATTCTAAAAAACGATTCGGAACTGGATTATTGGAGTGGCGTTTGGATCCAAAATGAATTCATTCGAACATACTTTGAATTGATTTTGTCCGTTGCAGCAATTGAAAGAGAATTAAATGATCTGCAAAACATTGAAAAACAACTTTATACCAAAGTAAAATTGGAATCCACACAATACGTTTCAGAACAGTTTAAATTATCTAATGTTCTCAAAACCAAAAATCAAATTGAAAGAATCAAGGATAGAGTAATTGAGAAAACAATTACTCTAAAAGAATTAAAACAATCTCTTGATTTTTATTCAAAGTATATAGGTTCCAATTCCATTACTGAAGAAGAGATTATTGCGTATCTGACAAAAAAAGAAAGTAACATTGAGCAGGAATTGTCAGGAGATTCGTTATCGAAGTTTCCACTCATCCAATATGCTGAGGTGAACGAAACGAAGGCAATTGTAGAATCTAAAAAAGATGAGATCTTACACTTACCTGATTTTGAAGTATTCGTGAGTTATATGCAACGAAGGCGTAAACCTTTTTTACTTGATAGTGGACCTTTGAACCTAGCCATTATGGATAATCCTGAGTTCGCTGGTGATCTTTGGAGTGCAGGTGTGACAGTTCGAGTGCCTGTATGGTCTTTGTCAAAAGTAGATGAATTGAACCAATCCAATGCCATCAAAGTGCAGAGGTTGCAAAAAGAAAAAGAAAAGGAACGGATTCGACTTAAGTCAGAATACCAGGCAACTATCGAATCATGGTTAGGGAATAAACAAAGACTTGATAACTTTAAAAATAATCTTTTGCCTTCTTTTCAAAAAAATATAAAATCATCACTTTCATCGTATTCTAAAGGAGATAGTGTATTGGGTGAGAGTTACGATTTTATCGCTGAATCTTTAGAAATGCAATCTCAAGTGCATCAAATCCAATTCAAACGTTGGTCATCTGTTTTAAAACTATTGCAACTAACAAATCATTTGTTGCCTGAAGGAGAAAATCATGAAGGTTAA
- a CDS encoding efflux RND transporter permease subunit, whose protein sequence is MISTIIRFSANNRYLVIITALFFVLMSIFAMKHIPLDALPDMSDTQVIIYSKWDRSPDIIEDQVTYPIVRSLLGAPKVKAIRGFSDFGYSFVYVIFEDGADLYWARSRVNEYISQLQNNLPTGVNLSLGPDATGVGWIYQYVLVDETNQMDLAEIRSFQDFKLKYLLNSIPGVAEVATVGGFKKQYQIQIDPLKLQIFGIDMDRVIDTVRKSNDDIGARLLEIGGAEYMIRVRGYVQSKEDIEQISLGANSLGTPIYLSQVATIVDGPDLRRGVGDWNGEGDQVSGIIIMRHGENALRVIESVQDKIKSMEASLPKGLKIKPVYDRSILINETIRVLKEKLTEEIIVVSIIILIFLWHIPSAIVPILTIPIAVILSFLPMYLADIGSNLMSLAGIALSIGVLVDGAIVEVENAYKKLEEWESSGRVGDFHAIRLEALLEVGPSVFFSLLIIAVAFFPIFTLVDQEGKLFRPLAISKNLTMAIAALLAITVDPAFRMLFTRMDPFTKFTPVVNSLLTTIFVGKYHSEKNHPISKRLYLVYEPVVKMVLNHPKKTILSAVLLFLLTVPIYFKLGTEFLPPLNEGSILYMPTTLPGISIGEAERVLKIMDQKLVRFPEVESVYGKAGRADTSTDPSPISMFEIVVTLKPEKDWRPGLTKEELVKQMNEQMEIPGFSNAWTQPIRARIDMLSTGIRTPIGIKVLGENLEEIQEVGIHIETALKKEKNVRSIFAERTSGGYYIDIKIKRELAAKYGLTIEDIQKTILSALGGETISTTIEKRERYSIQIRYPREYRDSLEMISKVLIPIPNRGHIPLSYLATLEYNIGPTMIRDENGFLTGYVYVDTTDTDLLGFVDRLKSVVEKEVSLPKGVFLEWSGQYENIIRVRNRMMIVVPITLILIFFLLYLNTKSVMKTAIVLTAVPFSMIGAFWLLYVLDYQISVAVWVGIIALLGLDAETGVFMLMYLDLSYEKHKSQHSNLSLPDLKLAIIEGAVHRIRPKMMTVLSGFIGLLPIMWATGSGSDLMKRIAAPMVGGLVTSFALELVVYPAIYYLWKQKEMLLEKSS, encoded by the coding sequence ATGATCAGCACAATCATTAGATTCTCCGCTAATAACCGGTATTTGGTCATCATCACGGCATTATTTTTTGTATTAATGTCGATTTTTGCAATGAAACACATCCCATTGGATGCTTTACCTGATATGTCTGATACACAGGTGATTATCTATTCCAAATGGGATCGTAGTCCAGATATCATCGAAGACCAAGTGACTTATCCAATCGTCAGATCATTGTTAGGAGCTCCCAAGGTAAAGGCGATCCGAGGATTTTCCGATTTTGGTTATTCCTTTGTTTATGTAATCTTTGAAGATGGAGCTGATTTGTATTGGGCACGTTCGCGAGTGAACGAATACATTTCTCAATTGCAAAATAATTTGCCAACGGGAGTAAACTTAAGTTTAGGGCCTGACGCTACGGGTGTTGGCTGGATCTACCAATACGTTTTAGTCGATGAAACAAACCAAATGGATTTAGCTGAAATTCGCTCTTTCCAAGATTTTAAATTGAAGTACCTACTAAATTCAATCCCTGGTGTGGCGGAAGTTGCCACTGTGGGAGGGTTTAAAAAACAATACCAAATCCAAATTGATCCTTTAAAATTACAAATATTTGGAATCGATATGGACCGTGTCATTGATACAGTTCGTAAATCAAATGATGACATAGGCGCTAGGTTACTTGAAATTGGTGGTGCTGAATACATGATCCGTGTGAGAGGGTATGTTCAGTCCAAAGAAGATATCGAACAAATCTCGTTAGGTGCCAATTCCTTGGGAACTCCCATTTATTTATCACAGGTTGCGACAATTGTAGATGGCCCTGACTTAAGGCGAGGTGTTGGTGATTGGAATGGTGAAGGGGACCAAGTCTCTGGGATCATTATCATGAGGCATGGTGAAAATGCACTTCGAGTCATTGAATCAGTGCAAGATAAAATCAAATCAATGGAAGCTTCTTTGCCCAAAGGTTTAAAAATTAAACCAGTGTATGATCGTTCTATCCTTATCAACGAAACCATACGTGTATTAAAGGAAAAGTTAACAGAGGAAATCATTGTTGTTTCCATCATTATCTTAATATTCCTTTGGCACATTCCATCTGCGATCGTTCCGATCCTTACAATACCGATCGCAGTCATCCTTTCTTTTTTGCCCATGTATTTGGCTGACATTGGTTCCAATTTGATGTCCTTGGCTGGGATAGCTTTATCGATTGGAGTTCTTGTGGATGGGGCAATCGTGGAGGTTGAAAATGCTTATAAAAAATTGGAAGAATGGGAATCATCTGGCCGAGTGGGTGACTTTCATGCAATTCGACTGGAAGCACTATTGGAAGTGGGACCTTCCGTATTCTTTTCTCTTCTCATCATCGCCGTTGCTTTTTTTCCTATTTTTACTTTAGTTGACCAGGAAGGAAAATTATTTAGACCCCTTGCCATTTCCAAGAATTTAACCATGGCGATCGCTGCGCTCCTTGCGATTACTGTAGATCCTGCGTTTCGAATGTTATTCACGCGGATGGATCCCTTCACAAAGTTTACACCTGTTGTCAATTCCCTGTTAACAACTATTTTTGTAGGGAAGTATCATTCAGAGAAAAACCATCCGATTAGCAAACGTTTGTATTTAGTGTACGAACCTGTGGTGAAAATGGTTTTGAACCATCCTAAAAAGACAATTCTTTCTGCCGTTTTGTTATTTCTTTTGACAGTTCCCATTTATTTTAAACTGGGAACTGAGTTTTTACCTCCACTCAATGAAGGTTCCATTTTGTATATGCCAACCACTCTTCCTGGGATTAGTATTGGAGAAGCAGAACGGGTATTAAAGATCATGGACCAGAAGTTAGTTCGTTTTCCGGAAGTAGAATCTGTTTATGGAAAAGCTGGAAGGGCAGATACATCCACGGATCCATCTCCCATTTCAATGTTTGAGATAGTTGTCACTCTTAAACCAGAGAAGGATTGGAGGCCTGGACTTACCAAAGAAGAACTTGTGAAACAAATGAACGAACAAATGGAGATCCCAGGTTTTTCGAATGCTTGGACTCAACCGATCCGTGCTCGTATTGATATGTTGTCTACAGGGATTCGAACTCCGATCGGTATAAAAGTGTTAGGTGAGAATCTGGAAGAAATCCAAGAGGTGGGAATCCATATTGAAACAGCTTTGAAAAAAGAAAAAAATGTTCGTTCTATCTTTGCTGAAAGAACATCTGGCGGTTATTATATCGATATTAAAATCAAAAGGGAACTTGCTGCCAAGTATGGATTAACAATCGAAGATATCCAAAAAACAATTCTTTCTGCTTTGGGTGGAGAAACCATCTCCACAACCATTGAAAAACGAGAGAGGTATTCCATCCAAATTCGATATCCCAGGGAATACCGTGATAGTCTGGAAATGATTTCAAAAGTACTCATTCCAATTCCAAATCGTGGGCATATCCCACTTAGTTACTTGGCAACTCTTGAATACAACATAGGACCTACTATGATCAGAGATGAGAATGGATTTTTGACAGGTTATGTGTATGTGGATACAACGGACACGGATTTACTCGGATTTGTGGATCGTCTGAAGTCGGTCGTTGAAAAAGAAGTGAGTCTTCCCAAAGGAGTATTTTTGGAGTGGAGTGGGCAATATGAAAATATCATTCGTGTTAGAAACCGGATGATGATTGTGGTACCCATAACGCTTATCTTGATATTTTTTCTTTTATATCTCAATACAAAGTCTGTTATGAAAACGGCAATCGTATTAACCGCGGTTCCTTTTTCTATGATAGGCGCCTTTTGGTTGTTATATGTTTTAGATTACCAAATTTCAGTTGCCGTTTGGGTAGGAATCATTGCACTTCTCGGGTTAGATGCGGAAACTGGAGTATTTATGCTCATGTATTTGGATCTCTCTTATGAGAAACATAAATCTCAACATTCAAATTTGAGTTTACCGGATCTAAAACTAGCCATTATCGAGGGAGCAGTGCACCGAATACGACCCAAAATGATGACAGTTCTTTCTGGATTCATAGGTTTATTGCCAATCATGTGGGCGACGGGTTCTGGTTCTGACCTAATGAAACGGATAGCAGCACCGATGGTTGGTGGGCTCGTCACAAGTTTTGCACTGGAACTTGTGGTTTATCCAGCCATCTATTATCTGTGGAAACAAAAAGAGATGTTGTTAGAAAAAAGTTCATGA
- a CDS encoding heavy metal-binding domain-containing protein, with amino-acid sequence MKVKYILFPILIVSLVLVSCGETVHNHKDIYTCPMHPQIEMDHPGECPICGMTLVKKEDPLLEPESEHANHTQSKEPDLKLSENKQSILNLDTVLVTRGTISKTINLSGQVAYDPEIFSTANEYKSIGSGNEWGREIREGIRLRFTKLGLSEKQIQFILSKNANLFLTGRSKQTALLVFQVYENDLSYLKVGKVIDLVNPIETNAQPKAKIVAMGNLINQDTRTLSVWCEVKDPQEYFKPQMYVQGTYGIEKTNVLRIPKESILPTGKSDLVYQKTESNHYAPKKIKVGFSSTEWVEVQEGLVENDEIVSKANFLLDSESKLKLGGDKNDQHNH; translated from the coding sequence ATGAAGGTTAAATATATTCTATTTCCCATCCTCATTGTGTCTTTAGTTTTGGTTTCTTGTGGTGAAACTGTTCATAATCATAAAGATATTTACACTTGTCCGATGCATCCTCAAATTGAAATGGACCATCCAGGAGAATGCCCGATTTGTGGCATGACACTTGTAAAAAAGGAAGATCCACTCCTTGAACCTGAATCTGAGCATGCAAACCATACCCAATCAAAAGAGCCTGACTTAAAACTATCAGAGAATAAACAATCCATTCTCAATTTAGATACGGTTCTTGTGACAAGGGGAACCATTAGTAAAACGATCAATCTCAGTGGGCAAGTTGCTTATGATCCTGAAATTTTTTCGACTGCCAATGAATACAAGTCAATTGGTTCTGGGAATGAATGGGGGAGGGAAATTCGAGAGGGAATTCGTTTACGATTCACCAAATTGGGATTAAGTGAAAAACAGATCCAATTTATCCTTTCTAAAAATGCAAATCTATTTTTAACGGGTAGATCAAAGCAAACAGCCTTATTAGTGTTCCAAGTGTATGAAAATGATCTCTCCTATTTAAAAGTAGGAAAGGTCATAGATTTAGTTAATCCGATCGAAACAAATGCTCAACCAAAGGCAAAAATAGTGGCAATGGGAAATTTGATCAACCAAGACACACGAACATTGTCTGTTTGGTGTGAGGTGAAAGATCCCCAAGAATATTTTAAGCCACAGATGTATGTACAAGGGACTTATGGGATTGAAAAGACGAATGTTTTAAGAATTCCAAAAGAATCCATTCTTCCTACAGGCAAATCCGATTTGGTGTATCAGAAAACTGAATCCAACCATTATGCCCCTAAAAAAATAAAGGTTGGGTTTTCTTCTACAGAATGGGTCGAGGTACAGGAAGGTTTAGTAGAAAATGATGAAATTGTCTCCAAAGCAAATTTCCTTTTAGATTCAGAATCAAAATTAAAGTTAGGTGGTGATAAAAATGATCAGCACAATCATTAG
- a CDS encoding methylenetetrahydrofolate reductase, translating to MNQILLEVVPRDVSVLLQEVKFVKKNYHQISGINIPDLLRFENRSWEAASLVQPIFPNVIPHIRAIDFDLDNCDPLVKTLQHHRIPSVVVIKGDPPTDMSKQVYPTTSIKLIKKLKKEIQHLKVYAAVDQYRVGIKDEFDYIEMKKDAGADGFLTQPFFDMRLVDIFTEKLKGMEVYIGVSPVVTEKSQSYWESRNRAYFPREFRPSLEWNVKFAKDVLTYCSENGMNSYLMPIRINLEKYLGRIFD from the coding sequence ATGAATCAAATTCTACTAGAAGTTGTACCTCGTGATGTATCAGTTCTTTTACAGGAAGTAAAATTTGTAAAAAAAAATTATCATCAAATTTCGGGTATTAACATCCCTGATTTGTTACGCTTTGAAAATAGAAGTTGGGAAGCGGCATCCTTGGTTCAGCCAATCTTCCCAAATGTTATCCCTCATATTCGAGCGATTGATTTTGACTTAGACAATTGTGATCCTTTGGTAAAAACTTTACAACACCACCGAATTCCCTCGGTGGTTGTGATCAAAGGTGATCCACCAACGGATATGTCAAAACAAGTTTACCCAACAACTTCCATTAAACTCATCAAAAAACTAAAAAAAGAAATACAACACTTGAAAGTGTATGCAGCTGTCGACCAGTACCGTGTTGGGATCAAAGATGAGTTTGATTACATTGAAATGAAAAAAGACGCAGGTGCTGACGGGTTTTTGACCCAACCTTTTTTTGATATGAGACTTGTGGATATATTCACGGAAAAACTGAAAGGGATGGAAGTGTATATCGGTGTTAGTCCCGTGGTCACTGAAAAATCACAAAGTTATTGGGAATCTAGGAATCGAGCTTATTTCCCAAGAGAGTTCCGTCCGAGTTTGGAATGGAATGTGAAATTTGCAAAGGATGTACTTACATATTGTTCGGAGAATGGAATGAATTCTTATCTCATGCCAATCCGTATCAATCTTGAGAAGTACTTAGGTCGAATTTTTGATTGA